The Borrelia puertoricensis genome contains the following window.
ATGGGGAATAAACAAGCTATAAAGCTTGATACACAATGCCACAATAAATACCAACACAAACTAATAGTAGCAATATCAACAATTGATTATATCAATAATAAACATAAAAAATACACACAAAGCAATCTACTTTACTACTTTAATGGAAACTTAAAACGCAATGGTCATAAAGAAACTACTCTTAAAACACTTCAAAAATATCTTTATAAATTAGAAAAAGTATTTAAAGTAACAATTAATTATCACAAACACTTGGGTGTTAACATGGGAACTGAAGTTCATTACAAACTTAAATACTCTAAAAAAGAATGTCACCTTATAATCAATAAACACTTTAGAGATAAAAAAGAAGAAAGACACAAAAACCGTGTAAATAGCTACTTAAAAAAAAGATGTAATAAAAAGGGGAGTGTAGAAAAAGCGGAGTGTTTTAATAATATCTATAATAATAAAGAAGAAGATAAAAACAACATAAAATCTATAGAAAAATTACAAGTAGAAAAGTACGCTAAGAAATGCAATTTTAAATCAAATGCTTTTCTCTCTATTTTAGATTTAGAAGTGGACAAAGATTTTAAGATTCAATCATTTAAAGCCATCAAAACAGCTGAAAATAATGTGTATAAACACATAGACAGGATTAAATCAAATAACAATAAACTTAAAAGCAAACAAAAAGAATTAAGTAAGATACTAGATGAAACAAAAGCCAATCTAAAGAATGAGGGATATGACAGTAAACAATTAGAGAACCAAATACAAAATGTATATGAACAATATAAGAACAAACCCCACTTTATCATAGAAAAAAATAAATACAGTGATTTAAAAAAGATAATAGGAAAACTTAAGAAGTCAGTTGAGCGTGTTAAATCAAATACTAAGAAAGATAAAAGAGATATTAGGGACAACATCTTTAGCATACTCATTGATCAATTAAAGCATAAAGTAAGAATTGAAATGTTTATACCATTATTGAAAGAATATTTGGGTAAACAGGAAAGGTTAGATTATGGAAAAGTATTTAATAATCAGTATTACTATGATTTTTTAGATTTAATAAAGAATGATCAAAAATACCTGAATGATAATGAATTTAAACAGGTTATTAATTAAAGGACTTGTTATGAATGATGTAATAGAAAATGTAGAGAAGAAAAAAATAAGGTTAATTCCAAAGGAAGAAAAACTTCTTTTTATTAAGATAGAAGAGATTGAAGGTAGAAAAATATATCACACTAAAATCATGGAAGATTTATACAAATTTGGGATTTATAAAAGTATAAAAAGTATGTTTTTTATTTCATTTAGAGGACTGTTTAATCAAAACAAGATAGAATATTTCCATTTATTTCCTATAAAGGAAGGAGACAAATTTTTAGGAATTTTTTATAGATACAGAAAACCAATAAAAAATATTGTTATGAAATATGAAGAAAATGGAGTAATAAAAACATCTACATTTTCAAAAGTTTATTACATAGAATTTAGATTTAAAAAGGGTAGTGTTTGTTGTTACCTTAAAGGGATATCTCGTTTACTTAAAAAAGAGAAGTTCGATACAAAATATTACAGTTCTTTAATAACAACACTTTTGACTTTAGAGAAAGAAGTATATGAATTTTACGGGAAGAAGTTACCAGGAGGAGGTCTTATAACTAAATGGATAGAAAAAAGCCTAAAATAATTACAATCGCATCAATTAAAGGTGGAGTTGGAAAAAGTACAAGCTCAATCATACTTGCAACATTATTGGCTCAAAAGTGCAAAGTTTTACTAATCGATATGGATACACAAGCATCAACAACTAGTTATTTTTATGAAAAGATAGAAAAACTTAATGTTAATTTAACTAAATTTAATATTTATGAGATTTTAAAAGAAAACATAGATATTGAGAGTTCTATCATTAATATAGATAATAACCTTGATTTAATTCCTAGTTACTTAACTTTACATAATTTTAATGAAGAAAAAATTGAATGTAAAGATATTTTATTAAAAACTAGTTTAGGTACTTTATGTTTTGAATATGATTATATGGTTATTGATACAAATCCTAGTTTAGACATTACATTAAGAAATGCACTTATATGTAGTGATTATGTAATAGTTCCAATGACGGCTGAGAAGTGGGCAGTTGAAAGTTTAGATTTATTTAATTTTTTTATGCAAAAATTAAAGTTAGCTTTACCTATATTTTTGATAATAACAAGATTTAAAAAGAACAAAACGCATAAAGCATTGTTTGAGATTTTAAACAAAAGTGACAGATTTTTAGGGATAATATCGGAAAGAGAAGACTTAAATAGGAGAATTGCAGAGAACAATATTTTTGATTTAAGTAAAGATTATATAAAAGAATATGAAAGCATTTTAGAAAGTTTTTTAAAGAAAATATAAATCGTCTAATTATTAGACGATTTATTAAAAAGGAGTTTGGAATGGATATAAAGATAAATAAAAGGGTTTTAAAGGATAATGGAAGTTATGTTATTAATGATGGTGCATTAAATTATTACAATTCTTTAAAAGAAAAATTAAAAATTAATTCTAAAAAAGAAATTTATTGTAAACTAGAAACATTGAAAATTTTAAAAGAAATAAAAGATAATCAGTATTATAAGTTAGATGGTTATAAAAGTTTTGATGCTTTTTCTAAAGATTTTAGACTTGCAAGAGCCCAAGTTTACAATTATTTAAAGATTGCTAATGCAATAGAAGAAGGAATTATAGAAGAAGAATTTTTGATAAAAAATGGAATATTAGAAACATTAGTCATACTAAGGAATAAGGAAACTAAAACAATAAAGAAGTCAAGACAAAATCCAATAAAACCCTTAAGATTTCAGCTTAAAAATCAGGATAGTTATGATTTTTATAAAAAAAATGCTAAGTTTACAGGGTTTTTAATGGATAAATTATTTAGAGACAAAAAAGACTTACTAGAAGAAGTTATGAAAGAATATAAAGAATTTAAGGGATAATAAGTAAAGGGATTATAAAGGAAGTAGTAGATTTCGTCTTATTACATAATAATAATAATTTTAATTATGAATATTAAAAAGAAGAAATGAGTTCACTTGAATAATAAATTGTTCTTGTAAAATTTTGAACTGGGTTTATCTAATAAGTAATAAATATTTAGTATTTGATAATATTAATTGAATTTTGTTTGAAAAAGTAATATAATCCGTTATTAGGTATTGTTCATTGTGAACTACCTTTTGTTCTTTCATGTTAGAGACGTTAGAGTTTAGTTAAGTATTCTATTAAGAGTTTTTAATTAAACTCTAATTTTTTGTTAGGTAGTTTTATACATTAATTCCATATTTAAGTTATTGTATTTATAAATTTTTATTGATAAATTGACAAAAATAGTTTTTTTGTTATATTATTTTATTTATAAAGAAGAAC
Protein-coding sequences here:
- a CDS encoding DUF226 domain-containing protein; this translates as MNDVIENVEKKKIRLIPKEEKLLFIKIEEIEGRKIYHTKIMEDLYKFGIYKSIKSMFFISFRGLFNQNKIEYFHLFPIKEGDKFLGIFYRYRKPIKNIVMKYEENGVIKTSTFSKVYYIEFRFKKGSVCCYLKGISRLLKKEKFDTKYYSSLITTLLTLEKEVYEFYGKKLPGGGLITKWIEKSLK
- a CDS encoding plasmid maintenance protein, which translates into the protein MGNKQAIKLDTQCHNKYQHKLIVAISTIDYINNKHKKYTQSNLLYYFNGNLKRNGHKETTLKTLQKYLYKLEKVFKVTINYHKHLGVNMGTEVHYKLKYSKKECHLIINKHFRDKKEERHKNRVNSYLKKRCNKKGSVEKAECFNNIYNNKEEDKNNIKSIEKLQVEKYAKKCNFKSNAFLSILDLEVDKDFKIQSFKAIKTAENNVYKHIDRIKSNNNKLKSKQKELSKILDETKANLKNEGYDSKQLENQIQNVYEQYKNKPHFIIEKNKYSDLKKIIGKLKKSVERVKSNTKKDKRDIRDNIFSILIDQLKHKVRIEMFIPLLKEYLGKQERLDYGKVFNNQYYYDFLDLIKNDQKYLNDNEFKQVIN
- a CDS encoding ParA family protein; protein product: MDRKKPKIITIASIKGGVGKSTSSIILATLLAQKCKVLLIDMDTQASTTSYFYEKIEKLNVNLTKFNIYEILKENIDIESSIINIDNNLDLIPSYLTLHNFNEEKIECKDILLKTSLGTLCFEYDYMVIDTNPSLDITLRNALICSDYVIVPMTAEKWAVESLDLFNFFMQKLKLALPIFLIITRFKKNKTHKALFEILNKSDRFLGIISEREDLNRRIAENNIFDLSKDYIKEYESILESFLKKI
- a CDS encoding chromosome replication/partitioning protein, encoding MDIKINKRVLKDNGSYVINDGALNYYNSLKEKLKINSKKEIYCKLETLKILKEIKDNQYYKLDGYKSFDAFSKDFRLARAQVYNYLKIANAIEEGIIEEEFLIKNGILETLVILRNKETKTIKKSRQNPIKPLRFQLKNQDSYDFYKKNAKFTGFLMDKLFRDKKDLLEEVMKEYKEFKG